A window from Streptomyces sp. NBC_00271 encodes these proteins:
- a CDS encoding RDD family protein, translated as MSAPTPAPGDDRPREGYYPDPSIPGYVRYWNGASWVPGTSRPAPSDGVPLTPPSGTRPTASVPAPAPAPAEETGPHFFDEDPRPAAEPRRVSPAEAQHGNRPEPAAAWGADRSQQSGFGGEQDRRVSWGAPPTADPRLARAAEPGDAVVQPDGESARADGTATIPPADRGDAAQLPASGGTVRFRRPTGPAGATGAEGASAAPASGAQFAGTGHPDGAAEPAPSEGTMIFRPSAPRTGPQRGAQAGGTAPATGALGADTPAADGPAGAGGGFGAGQAAQAAAEAAAQSAHSAAARQPATPAPSTPSSPSAPSVPQQSTGPAATPLTSGPGGGQPSWAQQVHRLAGDPGADGQPVVPWKPPVDDVFQAAARRQSEARPASLGRRLLARIVDTAVLATVTAVAAVPLGTKAIDHINEKVDAAKRSGQTVTVWLLDGTTTGYLGIVLAVLLLFGVLYDALPTAKWGRTLGKKVCGIEVRDIEGHEPPSFGRALRRWLVYVVPGVLVIGVVGVLWCLFDRPWRQCWHDKAAHTFVAAYDRT; from the coding sequence ATGAGCGCCCCAACCCCGGCCCCCGGTGACGACCGGCCCCGTGAAGGGTATTACCCGGACCCCTCCATTCCTGGATATGTCCGGTACTGGAACGGTGCCTCCTGGGTACCGGGTACGAGCCGTCCCGCGCCCTCCGACGGCGTACCGCTCACGCCGCCGTCCGGTACCCGGCCGACGGCCTCCGTTCCCGCACCCGCTCCGGCCCCCGCCGAGGAGACCGGCCCGCACTTCTTCGACGAGGACCCGCGCCCCGCCGCCGAGCCGCGCCGGGTGAGCCCGGCCGAGGCACAGCACGGCAACAGGCCCGAGCCCGCGGCCGCATGGGGCGCCGACCGCTCCCAGCAGTCCGGCTTCGGCGGCGAGCAGGACCGCCGGGTGTCCTGGGGCGCGCCTCCGACGGCCGACCCGCGGCTGGCGCGCGCGGCCGAACCGGGCGACGCGGTCGTCCAGCCGGACGGTGAGTCGGCCCGCGCCGACGGCACGGCGACGATCCCGCCCGCGGACCGGGGCGACGCCGCGCAACTCCCGGCGTCCGGCGGCACCGTGCGGTTCCGTCGCCCGACGGGACCGGCAGGGGCCACCGGCGCCGAGGGCGCGTCCGCGGCCCCGGCGAGCGGCGCGCAGTTCGCCGGCACCGGTCACCCCGACGGCGCCGCGGAACCCGCGCCTTCCGAGGGCACCATGATCTTCCGCCCGTCCGCCCCGCGCACGGGGCCGCAGCGCGGGGCGCAGGCGGGGGGCACGGCTCCGGCCACCGGCGCACTGGGGGCGGACACGCCCGCGGCGGACGGCCCGGCGGGGGCCGGGGGAGGCTTCGGCGCCGGGCAGGCCGCCCAGGCCGCGGCGGAGGCTGCGGCCCAGTCGGCCCACTCCGCCGCCGCGCGTCAGCCGGCCACCCCCGCACCCTCCACGCCCTCCAGCCCCTCCGCTCCCTCCGTGCCCCAGCAGTCCACCGGCCCCGCCGCCACGCCCCTCACCAGTGGCCCCGGTGGGGGACAGCCGTCCTGGGCCCAGCAGGTGCACCGGCTCGCGGGTGACCCGGGCGCCGACGGGCAGCCCGTCGTGCCGTGGAAGCCGCCGGTGGACGACGTGTTCCAGGCCGCCGCCCGCAGACAGTCCGAGGCGCGTCCGGCGAGCCTCGGCAGACGGCTGCTGGCCCGGATCGTGGACACCGCGGTCCTGGCGACCGTCACCGCCGTGGCCGCCGTACCGCTGGGCACCAAGGCGATCGACCACATCAACGAGAAGGTCGACGCGGCCAAGCGATCCGGCCAGACCGTCACGGTGTGGCTGCTCGACGGCACGACCACGGGCTACCTCGGGATCGTCCTGGCCGTCCTGCTCCTCTTCGGCGTCCTCTACGACGCGCTGCCGACCGCCAAGTGGGGCCGCACCCTCGGCAAGAAGGTGTGCGGCATCGAGGTCCGGGACATCGAGGGCCACGAACCCCCGTCCTTCGGGCGGGCCCTGCGCCGCTGGCTCGTGTACGTGGTCCCCGGCGTCCTCGTCATCGGTGTCGTCGGCGTCCTGTGGTGCCTGTTCGACAGGCCCTGGCGCCAGTGCTGGCACGACAAGGCGGCCCACACCTTCGTGGCCGCCTACGACAGGACCTAG
- a CDS encoding SsgA family sporulation/cell division regulator yields MHTVVESELELNLVLSAERSIAVPARLTYRSEDPYAVQITFHIGSDHPVGWTFARELLVEGVFRPCGHGDVRVWPTKVAGRSVVLMALSSPDGDALLEAPTARVSAWLERTLRAVPPGFEADRLGLDEGLAELLAPTPADDLWLRDPWPSDESKDGE; encoded by the coding sequence ATGCACACCGTGGTGGAAAGCGAACTCGAGCTCAACCTCGTCCTGTCGGCCGAACGCAGCATCGCCGTACCGGCCCGGCTCACCTACCGCTCCGAGGACCCGTACGCCGTCCAGATCACCTTCCACATCGGCTCCGACCATCCCGTCGGCTGGACCTTCGCCCGTGAACTGCTCGTCGAGGGGGTGTTCAGGCCGTGCGGGCACGGCGACGTACGGGTGTGGCCGACGAAGGTCGCGGGCCGCAGCGTCGTCCTGATGGCGCTCAGCTCCCCGGACGGGGACGCCCTCCTCGAGGCGCCCACCGCGCGGGTGTCCGCCTGGCTGGAGCGCACCCTGCGGGCGGTCCCGCCGGGCTTCGAGGCCGATCGGCTCGGCCTCGACGAGGGCCTCGCCGAGTTGCTGGCCCCGACCCCGGCCGACGACCTGTGGCTGCGCGACCCGTGGCCGTCGGACGAGTCGAAGGACGGCGAGTGA
- a CDS encoding FAD-binding oxidoreductase — translation MIMSRIEAPRDEVTGNLVDRLLSGLPAEAVLIDPDITASYANDMASFCEAGTPAVVVLPRTVEQVQHVMRIATELRVPVVPQGARTGLSGAANASDGCIVLSLVKMDRILEINPVDRIAVVEPGVINATLSRAVNEHGLYYPPDPSSWEMCTIGGNIGTASGGLCCVKYGVTAEYVLGLDVVLADGRLMSTGRRTAKGVAGYDLTRLFVGSEGSLGIVVRAILALKPQPPQQLVLAAEFGSARAACDAVVRIMEGGHVPSLLELMDRTTVKAVNDLAHMGLPETTEALLLAAFDTHDPAADLAAVGALCEAAGATQVVPAEDAAESELLLQARRLSLTALEAVKGTTMIDDVCVPRSRLGDMLEGIERVAEKYSLTIGVCAHAGDGNTHPTVCFDADDPDESRRARESFDEIMALGLELGGTITGEHGVGVLKKEWLARELGPVGVEMQRGIKAAFDPLGILNPGKVL, via the coding sequence GTGATCATGAGCCGTATCGAAGCGCCGCGCGACGAAGTCACCGGCAACCTCGTGGACCGCCTGCTGAGCGGCCTGCCGGCCGAGGCCGTCCTCATCGACCCGGACATCACGGCCTCGTACGCGAACGACATGGCGAGCTTCTGCGAGGCGGGCACCCCCGCCGTCGTCGTCCTGCCCCGTACCGTCGAACAGGTCCAGCACGTCATGCGGATCGCGACCGAGCTGCGTGTCCCGGTCGTCCCGCAGGGCGCCCGCACCGGCCTGTCAGGCGCCGCCAACGCCTCCGACGGCTGCATCGTGCTGTCGCTGGTGAAGATGGACCGCATCCTGGAGATCAACCCGGTCGACCGGATCGCCGTCGTGGAACCCGGCGTCATCAACGCCACCCTCTCCCGCGCCGTGAACGAACACGGTCTGTACTACCCGCCGGACCCCTCCAGCTGGGAGATGTGCACGATCGGCGGGAACATCGGCACGGCCTCCGGCGGCCTGTGCTGTGTGAAGTACGGGGTGACGGCCGAGTACGTCCTCGGCCTCGACGTGGTGCTGGCCGACGGACGGCTCATGTCCACCGGCCGCCGTACGGCGAAGGGGGTCGCCGGGTACGACCTCACCCGCCTCTTCGTCGGATCCGAGGGCTCGCTCGGCATCGTCGTACGGGCGATCCTGGCGCTCAAGCCGCAGCCGCCCCAGCAGTTGGTGCTGGCGGCGGAGTTCGGATCGGCGCGGGCCGCCTGCGACGCCGTGGTCCGGATCATGGAGGGCGGGCACGTCCCCTCCCTCCTCGAACTCATGGACCGTACGACGGTCAAGGCCGTCAACGACCTGGCCCACATGGGTCTCCCGGAGACCACCGAGGCGCTCCTCCTCGCCGCCTTCGACACCCACGACCCGGCCGCCGACCTGGCCGCCGTCGGCGCCCTGTGCGAGGCCGCGGGCGCGACGCAGGTGGTCCCCGCGGAGGACGCGGCGGAATCCGAACTGCTCCTCCAGGCGCGGCGGTTGTCGCTCACCGCGCTCGAAGCGGTCAAGGGCACCACGATGATCGACGACGTGTGCGTGCCGCGCTCCCGGCTCGGCGACATGCTCGAAGGCATCGAGCGCGTCGCCGAGAAGTACTCCCTGACCATCGGTGTCTGCGCGCACGCGGGCGACGGCAACACCCACCCCACCGTCTGCTTCGACGCCGACGATCCCGACGAGTCGCGGCGCGCCCGCGAGTCCTTCGACGAGATCATGGCCCTCGGTCTGGAACTCGGCGGCACCATCACCGGCGAACACGGCGTCGGAGTCCTGAAGAAGGAGTGGCTGGCCCGCGAGCTCGGCCCGGTGGGCGTGGAGATGCAGCGCGGCATCAAGGCCGCCTTCGACCCCCTGGGCATCCTGAACCCGGGCAAGGTGCTCTAG
- a CDS encoding tetratricopeptide repeat protein, giving the protein MEIEERQPVLTGLTPQGPSGRRPSVAKYVLIGLVAGSVVLGGVLVLLPSQRPTAAPPASGPAARAATAVGAGVPAALPDLVALIGDHEAHLRVHPRDERSWAVLGAAYVEQGRRTATPAYFPKAEQALRTSLETKPKGNVTAVEGLAALANARNDFRAGRKWAEEALKLAPKRWTAYPLLIDSCSGLGDYKASRSALEKLQGLHHGPPVLAEAAQVYWDRGWREDAVASLADAAAAATAPAERATWLAQTGRLSWERGDREESLRYYEAALSIDPDQHGALAGQGRALAALGRSAEALRAYQTALAQEPDPRYALELGELYETLGARDAAQTQYALLRERVRTDAAAGVDNELVLGLFEADHGDPEEAVRLLREEWARQPGVAVADALGWALHRAEEDEEALKFATTATDKTKGGGVRSALYVYHRGQIERELGLLAPARRHLAESLQINPYFSPVLAPQARQDLAALGEPPAEPPPEPKDETPAEPEGAAGPPGTAVNPASPANPASPANPANPAAPRATRRPRPQASASAPASASVPAPAPAPRRTASH; this is encoded by the coding sequence ATGGAGATCGAAGAGCGACAGCCGGTGCTCACGGGGCTCACGCCCCAGGGGCCCTCCGGGCGGCGTCCCTCCGTCGCCAAGTACGTGCTGATCGGCCTGGTGGCGGGGTCTGTCGTCCTCGGCGGGGTGCTGGTGCTGCTGCCCTCGCAGCGGCCGACCGCGGCGCCGCCGGCGTCGGGTCCGGCGGCGCGGGCGGCGACGGCGGTGGGGGCCGGGGTGCCCGCCGCGCTGCCCGATCTGGTGGCCCTCATCGGCGACCACGAGGCCCATCTGCGCGTCCATCCGCGCGACGAGCGGTCGTGGGCGGTGCTCGGCGCGGCGTATGTGGAGCAGGGGCGGCGGACGGCCACGCCCGCGTACTTCCCGAAGGCCGAGCAGGCGCTGCGCACGTCGCTGGAGACGAAGCCGAAGGGGAATGTGACGGCGGTGGAGGGGCTGGCCGCGCTCGCCAACGCCCGCAACGACTTCCGGGCCGGACGGAAGTGGGCCGAGGAGGCGCTGAAACTGGCGCCGAAGCGGTGGACGGCGTATCCGCTGCTGATCGACTCCTGCAGCGGCCTCGGTGACTACAAGGCGAGCCGCAGCGCGCTGGAGAAGCTCCAGGGGCTGCACCACGGGCCGCCGGTGCTGGCCGAGGCCGCCCAGGTGTACTGGGACCGCGGCTGGCGCGAGGACGCGGTGGCCTCCCTCGCGGACGCGGCGGCGGCCGCCACCGCTCCGGCCGAGCGGGCGACCTGGCTGGCGCAAACGGGCCGGCTCTCCTGGGAGCGCGGGGACCGCGAGGAGTCGCTGCGCTACTACGAGGCCGCGCTGAGCATCGACCCCGACCAGCACGGCGCGCTCGCCGGGCAGGGGCGTGCGCTGGCGGCACTCGGGCGCAGCGCGGAGGCGCTGCGTGCGTACCAGACGGCGCTCGCCCAGGAGCCCGATCCGCGGTACGCGCTGGAGCTGGGCGAGCTGTACGAGACGCTGGGGGCGCGCGACGCGGCACAGACGCAGTACGCCCTGCTGCGGGAGCGGGTGCGCACCGACGCCGCGGCCGGTGTCGACAACGAGCTGGTCCTCGGGTTGTTCGAGGCGGACCACGGCGATCCGGAGGAAGCGGTGCGCCTACTGCGCGAGGAGTGGGCGCGCCAGCCCGGGGTCGCCGTCGCGGACGCGCTGGGGTGGGCGCTGCACCGGGCGGAGGAGGACGAGGAGGCGCTGAAGTTCGCGACGACGGCGACGGACAAGACGAAGGGCGGCGGCGTCCGCAGCGCGCTGTACGTCTACCACCGGGGGCAGATCGAACGCGAGCTGGGTCTGCTCGCGCCCGCGCGCCGCCACCTCGCGGAGTCCCTCCAGATCAACCCGTACTTCTCCCCCGTCCTCGCCCCCCAGGCCCGGCAGGATCTGGCCGCCCTCGGCGAACCGCCCGCGGAGCCGCCACCCGAGCCGAAGGACGAGACCCCGGCGGAACCGGAGGGCGCGGCGGGGCCGCCGGGCACTGCCGTGAATCCGGCGAGCCCGGCGAACCCAGCGAGCCCGGCGAACCCGGCGAATCCAGCGGCCCCGCGGGCGACTCGTCGACCCAGGCCACAGGCATCGGCTTCGGCGCCGGCATCGGCATCGGTGCCGGCTCCGGCGCCGGCACCGCGGCGCACGGCGTCACACTGA
- the hppD gene encoding 4-hydroxyphenylpyruvate dioxygenase, translated as MTQTTHLTPDTARQADPFPVKGMDAVVFAVGNAKQAAHYYSTAFGMRLVAYSGPENGSRETASYVLENGSARFVLTSVIKPTTTWGHFLAEHVAAHGDGVVDLAIEVPDARAAFAYAVEHGARPLAEPYELKDEYGTVVLAAIATYGETRHTLVERTGYDGPYLPGFTAAAPIVEPPAHRTFQAIDHCVGNVELGRMNEWVGFYNKVMGFTNMKEFVGDDIATEYSALMSKVVADGTLKVKFPINEPAIAKKKSQIDEYLEFYGGAGVQHIALNTNDIVQTVRTMRAAGVQFLDTPDSYYDTLGEWVGDTRVPVDTLRELKILADRDEDGYLLQIFTKPVQDRPTVFFEIIERHGSMGFGKGNFKALFEAIEREQEKRGNL; from the coding sequence ATGACGCAGACCACACACCTCACTCCCGACACCGCGCGGCAGGCAGACCCCTTCCCGGTCAAGGGAATGGACGCGGTCGTCTTCGCCGTCGGCAACGCCAAGCAGGCCGCGCACTACTACTCCACGGCCTTCGGCATGCGGCTGGTCGCCTACTCCGGACCGGAGAACGGCAGCCGCGAGACGGCTTCGTACGTCCTCGAGAACGGCTCGGCACGCTTCGTCCTCACCTCCGTCATCAAGCCCACCACCACCTGGGGCCACTTCCTGGCCGAGCACGTGGCCGCGCATGGCGACGGGGTCGTCGACCTCGCCATCGAGGTCCCGGACGCGCGCGCCGCGTTCGCGTACGCCGTCGAGCACGGCGCCCGCCCGCTCGCCGAGCCGTACGAGCTCAAGGACGAGTACGGCACGGTCGTCCTCGCCGCGATCGCCACGTACGGCGAGACCCGGCACACGCTCGTCGAGCGCACCGGTTACGACGGCCCGTACCTCCCCGGGTTCACCGCCGCCGCCCCGATCGTCGAGCCGCCCGCCCACCGCACCTTCCAGGCCATCGACCACTGCGTCGGCAACGTCGAACTCGGCCGCATGAACGAATGGGTCGGCTTCTACAACAAGGTCATGGGCTTCACGAACATGAAGGAGTTCGTGGGCGACGACATCGCGACCGAGTACAGCGCCCTGATGTCGAAGGTCGTCGCCGACGGCACGCTCAAGGTCAAGTTCCCGATCAACGAGCCCGCCATCGCCAAGAAGAAGTCCCAGATCGACGAGTACCTGGAGTTCTACGGCGGCGCGGGCGTCCAGCACATCGCGCTGAACACCAACGACATCGTGCAGACCGTACGCACCATGCGCGCGGCCGGGGTCCAGTTCCTGGACACGCCCGACTCGTACTACGACACCCTTGGCGAGTGGGTCGGCGACACCCGGGTGCCCGTCGACACCCTGCGCGAGCTCAAGATCCTCGCCGACCGCGACGAGGACGGCTACCTGCTCCAGATCTTCACCAAGCCGGTCCAGGACCGGCCGACCGTCTTCTTCGAGATCATCGAGCGGCACGGCTCGATGGGCTTCGGCAAGGGCAACTTCAAGGCTCTCTTCGAGGCGATCGAGCGGGAGCAGGAGAAGCGCGGCAACCTGTAG
- a CDS encoding Lrp/AsnC family transcriptional regulator, translating to MAIDHLDGRLIVLLAEEPRIGVLEMSRRLGVARGTVQARLDRLQSNGVIRGFGPQVDPAALGYPVTAFATLQIRQGQGTDVRAHLATVPEVLELHTTTGSGDMLCRLVARSNADLQRVIDRVVGFDGIVRASTAIVMENPVPLRIIPLVEQAASEH from the coding sequence ATGGCGATCGATCACCTGGACGGCCGGCTCATCGTGCTGCTGGCCGAGGAGCCGCGCATCGGCGTGCTGGAGATGTCCCGGCGGCTCGGGGTCGCGCGTGGCACCGTGCAGGCCCGGCTCGACCGCCTTCAATCGAATGGAGTCATCCGGGGATTCGGTCCGCAGGTGGATCCGGCCGCGCTCGGCTACCCCGTCACGGCCTTCGCGACGCTGCAGATCAGGCAGGGACAAGGCACCGACGTACGGGCGCACTTGGCGACCGTCCCCGAGGTGCTGGAGCTGCACACGACCACCGGCAGCGGCGACATGCTGTGCCGCCTGGTGGCCCGCTCGAACGCCGATCTCCAACGTGTGATCGACCGGGTCGTCGGTTTTGATGGCATCGTCCGGGCCTCCACGGCGATCGTCATGGAGAACCCCGTTCCGCTGCGGATCATCCCGCTGGTGGAGCAGGCGGCGAGCGAGCACTGA
- a CDS encoding ABC transporter permease — protein sequence MNFWQYLSSRHQQLLTDTYQHASVVFQCMVVATLVGVVIGVVTYHSGWAGGVATTTTSTILTIPSLAMIGLLIPIVGLGVPPTVIALTLYGLLPIVRNAIVGLRGVDPALVDAAKGIGMSGPARLLKVELPLAWPPILTGIRVSTQMLMGIAAIAAYASGPGLGNEIFRGLASLGSRNALNQVLAGTIGIIILALLFDAAYVLIGRLTIPRGIRA from the coding sequence GTGAACTTCTGGCAGTACCTGAGCAGCCGCCATCAGCAGCTGCTCACGGACACGTACCAGCACGCCAGCGTGGTCTTCCAGTGCATGGTCGTCGCGACGCTCGTCGGTGTGGTGATCGGCGTCGTCACCTATCACAGCGGCTGGGCGGGCGGCGTCGCCACGACCACCACCTCCACCATCCTGACCATCCCCTCGCTCGCCATGATCGGTCTGCTGATCCCGATCGTGGGCCTGGGCGTGCCGCCCACGGTGATCGCGCTGACGCTGTACGGGCTGCTGCCGATCGTGCGCAACGCGATCGTGGGTCTGCGCGGGGTCGACCCCGCGCTGGTGGACGCGGCGAAGGGCATCGGCATGTCCGGTCCGGCCCGGCTGCTGAAGGTCGAGTTGCCGCTTGCCTGGCCGCCGATCCTCACCGGCATCCGGGTCTCCACGCAGATGCTGATGGGCATCGCGGCGATCGCGGCGTACGCCTCCGGCCCCGGCCTCGGCAACGAGATCTTCCGCGGCCTCGCGTCCCTGGGCAGCAGGAACGCGCTCAACCAGGTACTCGCGGGCACGATCGGGATCATCATCCTCGCGCTGCTGTTCGACGCCGCCTACGTCCTCATCGGTCGGCTGACCATTCCGAGGGGGATCCGTGCCTGA
- a CDS encoding betaine/proline/choline family ABC transporter ATP-binding protein (Members of the family are the ATP-binding subunit of ABC transporters for substrates such as betaine, L-proline or other amino acids, choline, carnitine, etc. The substrate specificity is best determined from the substrate-binding subunit, rather than this subunit, as it interacts with the permease subunit and not with substrate directly.), with protein MPETTEAAGPPEGAHTSTTGATIELENLTKRYPSSREPAVDSVNMEIKAGELVVFVGPSGCGKSTTLKMINRLIEPTSGRIRINAEDVTDMDPVKLRRKIGYAIQASGLFPHMTVAQNIALVPKMVGWSKSRVRARVEEMLDLVGLDPAEFQGRYPRQLSGGQQQRVGVARALAADPPVLLMDEPFGAVDPITRDHLQDELIRLQRELHKTIVFVTHDFDEAIKLGDRIAVLREHSHIAQFDTPEAILTNPADDFVSGFVGAGAALKRLNLTRVRDVEITDWPTVTVDDPLQEIFNKLRSSGTNEILLLDRRGRPYKWLRRGDLMRARGSLARAGTLVHDTVTRDATLRDALEAVLIDNTGRVAVTGRRGEFTGVVDMETLMNSVHELLEADRLEAMEHQHELEEARAQQTHFEQEGVGGGEAKA; from the coding sequence GTGCCTGAGACGACCGAGGCCGCGGGGCCACCGGAGGGCGCGCACACCTCCACGACCGGTGCCACCATCGAGCTGGAGAACCTCACCAAGCGCTACCCCAGCAGCCGGGAACCCGCCGTGGACAGCGTCAACATGGAGATCAAGGCGGGCGAGCTGGTCGTCTTCGTGGGCCCGTCGGGATGCGGCAAGTCCACCACGCTCAAGATGATCAACCGGCTGATCGAACCGACCAGCGGCCGCATCCGCATCAACGCCGAGGACGTCACCGACATGGACCCGGTGAAGCTGCGCCGCAAGATCGGCTACGCCATCCAGGCGTCCGGGCTCTTCCCGCACATGACGGTCGCCCAGAACATCGCCCTCGTACCGAAGATGGTCGGCTGGTCGAAGTCGCGGGTCAGGGCGCGCGTCGAGGAGATGCTGGACCTGGTCGGCCTCGACCCGGCCGAGTTCCAGGGACGTTATCCGCGCCAGCTCTCCGGCGGCCAGCAGCAGCGTGTGGGCGTGGCTCGGGCGCTCGCGGCCGACCCGCCCGTGCTGCTGATGGACGAACCCTTCGGCGCCGTGGACCCGATCACCCGCGACCACCTCCAGGACGAGCTGATCCGGCTCCAGCGCGAGCTGCACAAGACGATCGTCTTCGTCACCCACGACTTCGACGAGGCGATCAAGCTCGGTGACCGGATCGCGGTGCTGCGCGAGCACTCGCACATCGCGCAGTTCGACACCCCGGAGGCGATCCTCACCAACCCGGCCGACGACTTCGTGTCGGGGTTCGTGGGCGCGGGCGCGGCGCTGAAACGGCTCAACCTCACCCGGGTACGGGATGTGGAGATCACCGACTGGCCGACGGTCACCGTGGACGACCCGCTCCAGGAGATCTTCAACAAGCTCAGAAGCAGCGGCACGAACGAGATCCTGCTGCTCGACCGGCGGGGCCGCCCCTACAAGTGGCTGCGGCGCGGCGACCTGATGCGGGCCAGGGGTTCGCTGGCGCGGGCGGGCACGCTGGTGCACGACACGGTGACCCGGGACGCCACGCTGCGGGACGCGCTGGAGGCGGTGCTCATCGACAACACGGGCCGGGTCGCGGTCACCGGGCGGCGCGGCGAGTTCACCGGTGTCGTCGACATGGAGACGCTGATGAACTCCGTGCACGAGCTGTTGGAGGCGGACCGGCTGGAGGCGATGGAGCACCAGCACGAGCTGGAGGAGGCGCGCGCCCAGCAGACCCACTTCGAGCAGGAGGGTGTGGGCGGCGGGGAGGCGAAGGCGTGA